From one Streptomyces sp. N50 genomic stretch:
- a CDS encoding type 1 glutamine amidotransferase domain-containing protein produces the protein MSKRILVVLSEYGYWGEELIGPLETFDQAGYHLTFATATGKRPHALPPSMDPEYVDPPLGRSVTTPETADKVRKVEASDRLDNPLDLSSWLPDRPYRSKPYFLRDWEAYNTRLEQVRAQIADRYDALLIVGGSGPIVDLANNWRVHDLILAFHALDRPIAAECYGVACLAFARDQETRVSLIRGKHVTGHCIEYDYKDGTGFLGTDFVMGPPPYPLEYILRDATAPGGAYHGNFGKTTSVIVDYPFITGRSTPDSYLTGQKTVEVLEEGLRQWGFTATD, from the coding sequence ATGAGCAAGCGCATTCTGGTCGTCCTGTCCGAATACGGTTACTGGGGTGAGGAGTTGATCGGCCCCCTGGAGACCTTCGACCAGGCCGGCTACCACCTCACCTTCGCCACCGCGACCGGCAAGCGCCCGCACGCGCTGCCGCCGAGCATGGACCCCGAGTACGTCGACCCGCCGCTCGGCCGCTCGGTCACCACGCCCGAGACGGCGGACAAGGTACGCAAGGTCGAGGCCTCGGACCGGCTCGACAACCCCCTAGACCTGTCGTCCTGGCTGCCCGACCGGCCGTACCGGTCCAAGCCGTACTTCCTGCGCGACTGGGAGGCGTACAACACCCGCCTGGAGCAGGTGCGTGCACAGATCGCCGACCGCTACGACGCGCTCCTGATCGTCGGCGGCAGCGGACCGATCGTCGACCTCGCCAACAACTGGCGGGTCCACGACCTGATCCTCGCCTTCCACGCGCTGGACCGGCCGATCGCCGCCGAGTGCTACGGCGTCGCCTGCCTCGCCTTCGCCCGCGACCAGGAGACCCGCGTCTCCCTCATCCGCGGCAAGCACGTCACCGGCCACTGCATCGAGTACGACTACAAGGACGGCACCGGCTTCCTCGGCACCGACTTCGTGATGGGACCGCCCCCGTACCCGCTGGAGTACATCCTGCGCGACGCCACCGCACCCGGCGGCGCCTATCACGGCAACTTCGGCAAGACGACCTCCGTCATCGTCGACTACCCGTTCATCACGGGCCGTTCGACGCCCGACTCCTACCTGACCGGTCAGAAGACCGTCGAGGTCCTCGAAGAGGGCCTGCGGCAGTGGGGGTTCACGGCGACCGACTGA
- a CDS encoding nuclear transport factor 2 family protein, which translates to MDTREVVDTYYRLANSGEWDAWCDLFAADQTMDEQLAGHVEGRETLREMMKGFPEMYASFANVPRHVVVDGEQAAVVSDITGRTHDGITVEAKVCNYFRVTGGLITYFANFHDSVPFAAVTGT; encoded by the coding sequence ATGGACACCCGAGAAGTGGTCGACACGTACTACCGGCTGGCCAACTCCGGCGAGTGGGACGCCTGGTGCGACCTGTTCGCGGCCGACCAGACCATGGACGAGCAGCTGGCCGGACATGTCGAGGGCCGCGAAACGCTCCGGGAGATGATGAAGGGCTTCCCGGAGATGTACGCCTCCTTCGCCAACGTCCCCCGGCACGTGGTCGTGGACGGCGAGCAGGCCGCGGTGGTCTCCGACATCACCGGCCGCACCCATGACGGCATCACCGTCGAGGCCAAGGTGTGCAACTACTTCCGCGTCACCGGCGGCCTCATCACCTACTTCGCGAACTTCCACGACAGCGTGCCGTTCGCCGCGGTCACCGGGACGTGA
- a CDS encoding GMC family oxidoreductase, with translation MPSKSVPSGADYIVVGAGSAGCAVAARLSEDPSVSVVLLEAGGWDERPEIHRADAASVLSLLTAEWRSGIDWGYVTESEAGMEGRRVPVARGKVVGGCSSVNALMWVRGSRHDYTRWVAEGATGWSYDDVLPFFRQAEDYSGGADAFHGVGGPVRVRQLDRPAPIARAFVEGAGELGYATDTDGDYNGARQEGFGFLYQTFRDDAGHRCSTADAYLRPSLDRSNLTVLTDTLVTRLLLDGTRVTGIEYVQDGERRQLRAEAEVIVSAGAFETPKLLMLSGIGPAAHLREHGIRCVQDLPGVGAGLQDHLFVPICYQSLQEHPDGALLSEAGLFTHTREAGQEDAPDLQFTFGPIKFLPADAPADQWEGPGFTFAPIALRPQSRGRIRLRDSSPESNAVVSAGYLTSTADLDVLVHGVRLARELAATRAFDPFRGDELGPGKDITGPEELRRYIAANATTLWHPAGTCRMGTGADTVTDPELRVHGIAGLRIADASVMPSITAGNTHAPSVMIGERAAAFVREAAAPSRSSSSESVPSSSEAVPSLSQPSLSDVHLS, from the coding sequence ATGCCGTCGAAGTCGGTGCCCTCAGGGGCCGATTACATCGTGGTGGGCGCCGGCTCGGCCGGCTGCGCGGTCGCGGCCCGGCTGAGCGAGGACCCGTCCGTGAGCGTGGTCCTGCTGGAGGCGGGCGGCTGGGACGAGCGCCCCGAGATCCACCGGGCCGACGCGGCCTCGGTCCTCTCGCTGCTCACCGCCGAGTGGCGGAGCGGGATCGACTGGGGCTACGTCACCGAGTCCGAGGCGGGCATGGAGGGCCGCCGTGTCCCCGTGGCCCGTGGCAAGGTCGTCGGCGGCTGCAGTTCCGTCAACGCCCTGATGTGGGTACGCGGCAGCCGCCACGACTACACCCGCTGGGTCGCCGAGGGCGCCACCGGATGGTCCTACGACGACGTCCTTCCGTTCTTCCGGCAGGCCGAGGACTACTCGGGCGGCGCCGACGCGTTCCACGGCGTGGGCGGTCCCGTCCGGGTCCGGCAACTCGACCGGCCCGCCCCGATCGCGCGGGCGTTCGTGGAAGGCGCCGGTGAGCTCGGCTACGCCACGGACACCGACGGGGACTACAACGGCGCCCGGCAGGAGGGCTTCGGCTTCCTGTACCAGACGTTCCGCGACGACGCGGGCCACCGGTGCAGCACGGCCGACGCCTATCTGCGCCCGTCCCTGGACCGTTCCAACCTGACCGTGCTCACCGACACCCTGGTCACCCGGCTGCTGCTGGACGGTACGCGGGTCACGGGCATCGAGTACGTCCAGGACGGCGAACGGCGGCAGTTGCGCGCCGAGGCTGAAGTCATCGTGTCCGCCGGGGCGTTCGAGACACCGAAGCTGCTCATGCTGTCCGGGATCGGCCCGGCCGCGCATCTGCGGGAACACGGCATCCGCTGCGTCCAGGATCTGCCCGGGGTCGGCGCGGGACTGCAGGACCACCTGTTCGTGCCGATCTGCTACCAGTCGCTTCAGGAGCACCCGGACGGGGCGCTGCTGTCCGAGGCGGGGCTGTTCACCCACACCCGCGAGGCCGGCCAGGAGGACGCCCCCGACCTCCAATTCACCTTCGGCCCCATCAAGTTCCTGCCGGCCGACGCCCCCGCCGACCAGTGGGAGGGCCCCGGCTTCACCTTCGCGCCGATCGCGCTGCGGCCGCAGAGCCGGGGTCGCATACGGCTGCGCGACAGCAGCCCGGAGTCCAACGCCGTCGTCAGCGCCGGCTACCTCACCTCGACGGCCGACCTCGATGTCCTCGTCCATGGGGTGCGGCTGGCCCGCGAGTTGGCCGCCACCCGGGCCTTCGACCCGTTCCGCGGCGACGAGTTGGGCCCCGGCAAGGACATCACCGGCCCCGAGGAGCTGCGCCGGTACATCGCCGCCAACGCGACCACCCTGTGGCACCCGGCCGGCACCTGCCGGATGGGCACGGGCGCGGACACCGTCACGGACCCGGAGCTGCGCGTGCACGGCATCGCGGGGCTGCGGATCGCGGACGCGTCGGTGATGCCGTCGATCACCGCGGGCAACACGCACGCGCCCAGCGTCATGATCGGCGAGCGCGCGGCGGCGTTCGTCCGCGAGGCCGCCGCCCCCTCCCGGTCCTCCTCTTCGGAGTCCGTGCCGTCTTCTTCGGAGGCTGTGCCGTCTCTCTCCCAACCGTCCCTGTCCGACGTCCACTTGAGCTAG
- a CDS encoding ester cyclase, translating to MSDLDQTQQENLALYRRFLDAFNSGDLAEIPRVIAAGFTDHHPGFDITGIDSYLEALRGAYNSLDLKGELDELSALGEDRVLTRVKLTGTHLAPLLGFPATGRKVEWSTTEIWRVENGLFVERWAQDDMLGLREQISSDALNLAVVQQVSDAVNQRRLDDLDDLFGPTFHDNNPAWSCESLEELKGIIQGAYDGLDFRVGLDALYPAAPDKVIMHITFHGKHIAPFFGQEPTGKEVSWTSLEVYRLEDGKVVERWVQADTAGLMRQVGVPLP from the coding sequence ATGTCCGACCTCGACCAGACCCAGCAGGAGAACCTGGCGCTGTACCGGCGCTTCCTCGACGCGTTCAACTCCGGCGACCTGGCGGAGATCCCCCGGGTCATCGCCGCCGGCTTCACCGACCACCACCCCGGATTCGACATCACCGGCATCGACTCCTACCTGGAGGCGCTGCGCGGGGCGTACAACTCCCTCGATCTCAAGGGCGAGTTGGACGAGCTGTCGGCACTCGGTGAGGACCGCGTGCTGACCCGGGTCAAGCTGACCGGGACGCATCTCGCGCCGCTGCTCGGCTTCCCGGCCACGGGCCGCAAGGTGGAGTGGTCCACCACCGAGATCTGGCGGGTTGAGAACGGCCTGTTCGTGGAGCGCTGGGCACAGGACGACATGCTCGGCCTGCGCGAGCAGATCTCCTCGGACGCCCTGAACCTGGCCGTCGTCCAGCAGGTCAGCGACGCCGTCAACCAGCGCCGCCTGGACGACCTCGACGACCTGTTCGGGCCGACGTTCCACGACAACAACCCGGCGTGGAGCTGCGAGAGCCTGGAGGAGCTGAAGGGCATCATCCAGGGCGCGTACGACGGGCTCGACTTCCGCGTGGGCCTCGACGCGCTGTACCCGGCCGCCCCCGACAAGGTGATCATGCACATCACCTTCCACGGCAAGCACATCGCACCGTTCTTCGGCCAGGAGCCGACCGGCAAGGAGGTCTCCTGGACCAGCCTGGAGGTCTACCGCCTGGAGGACGGCAAGGTCGTCGAGCGCTGGGTGCAGGCCGACACCGCGGGCCTGATGCGCCAGGTCGGCGTCCCGCTCCCCTGA
- a CDS encoding thiamine pyrophosphate-binding protein, translating to MDSRPARIALLEQLQAEGVRFMFGNPGTVEQGFLDELRSFPSIQYILALQECTAVGMADGYARATRTPAVLQLHSGVGLGNGIGMLYQAMRGHAPIVTLVGESGLRYDSMDAQMAADLVGMAKPVTKWATRVVDPDSTLRVLRRAFKVAATPPYGPVLVVLPADVMDHETAEPVAPVSYPETRSLPTPDTVAKAAALLADARKPIVIAGDGVHFAGAQAELGRLAEVWGADVYGADWAEVNLSVEHPAYAGQLGHMFGEQSRKITGAADGVLIVGTYALPEVYPALDGVFGAGVPVVHIDLDSGAIAKNHPVDLGIVADPKATLGLLADALGRAMGLGRRTAAAERLRRHAAQRSAALAKADERAEAAAEAAELPTIALAKEFARRLPSDAILFDEALTASPALFRRLPATVPGQWMQTRGGSLGVGIPGALGAQLAHPDRTVVGFTGDGGSMYTFQALWTAARYGLPTKFVICNNGSYKLLEDNIEEYWRDQHIPAHEQPEIFDLSSPAVDFVSLAGSLGVAAVRVEKPGQAEEAVAQALAHRGPFLIDLVTAKGKG from the coding sequence ATGGACAGCAGGCCCGCGCGGATCGCGCTGCTCGAACAACTGCAGGCCGAAGGGGTCCGGTTCATGTTCGGCAACCCCGGCACGGTCGAGCAGGGGTTCCTCGACGAACTGCGCTCCTTCCCCTCGATCCAGTACATCCTGGCCCTCCAGGAGTGCACGGCCGTCGGCATGGCGGACGGCTACGCACGCGCCACCCGCACCCCGGCGGTCCTGCAACTCCACTCCGGAGTCGGGCTCGGCAACGGCATCGGCATGCTCTACCAGGCGATGCGCGGCCACGCCCCGATCGTCACCCTGGTCGGCGAGTCCGGACTGCGCTACGACAGCATGGACGCGCAGATGGCCGCCGACCTGGTCGGCATGGCGAAGCCGGTGACCAAGTGGGCCACCCGCGTGGTCGATCCCGACTCCACGCTGCGCGTCCTGCGCCGCGCCTTCAAGGTCGCCGCGACCCCGCCCTACGGTCCGGTGCTGGTCGTGCTGCCCGCCGACGTGATGGACCACGAGACCGCCGAACCGGTGGCGCCCGTCTCCTACCCGGAGACCCGCAGCCTGCCGACCCCGGACACCGTGGCGAAGGCCGCGGCCCTGCTCGCCGACGCCCGCAAGCCGATCGTCATCGCCGGTGACGGGGTCCACTTCGCGGGCGCCCAGGCGGAGTTGGGGCGACTGGCCGAGGTGTGGGGCGCCGACGTCTACGGCGCGGACTGGGCCGAGGTCAACCTCTCCGTCGAACACCCCGCCTACGCGGGCCAGTTGGGCCACATGTTCGGCGAGCAGAGCCGGAAGATCACCGGTGCCGCCGACGGTGTCCTCATCGTGGGCACCTACGCGCTGCCCGAGGTGTACCCGGCGCTCGACGGCGTCTTCGGGGCCGGTGTCCCGGTCGTGCACATCGACCTCGACTCCGGCGCGATCGCCAAGAACCACCCCGTCGACCTCGGCATCGTCGCCGACCCGAAGGCCACCCTGGGCCTCCTCGCGGACGCACTGGGCCGGGCGATGGGCCTGGGCCGGCGCACGGCGGCGGCCGAGCGGCTGCGCCGGCACGCCGCTCAGCGCTCGGCCGCGCTCGCCAAGGCCGACGAACGGGCCGAGGCCGCCGCCGAGGCCGCGGAACTGCCCACCATCGCCCTCGCCAAGGAGTTCGCCCGCCGGCTGCCGTCGGACGCGATCCTCTTCGACGAGGCGCTGACCGCGTCCCCGGCGCTCTTCCGCCGGCTCCCGGCGACCGTGCCGGGCCAGTGGATGCAGACCCGCGGCGGCTCCCTCGGCGTCGGCATCCCCGGCGCGCTGGGTGCCCAACTCGCCCACCCCGACCGCACGGTGGTCGGCTTCACCGGCGACGGCGGCAGCATGTACACCTTCCAGGCGCTGTGGACGGCGGCCCGCTACGGCCTGCCCACCAAGTTCGTCATCTGCAACAACGGCAGCTACAAGCTCCTTGAGGACAACATCGAGGAGTACTGGCGGGACCAGCACATCCCCGCCCACGAACAGCCCGAGATCTTCGACCTGTCCAGCCCGGCCGTCGACTTCGTCTCCCTCGCCGGCTCGCTCGGCGTGGCAGCCGTACGGGTCGAGAAGCCCGGGCAGGCCGAGGAGGCGGTCGCGCAGGCGCTCGCCCACCGCGGGCCGTTCCTCATCGACCTGGTCACCGCGAAGGGGAAGGGGTAG
- a CDS encoding VOC family protein, with protein MTTAAQAGLRWSHVGLNCRDQKATEDFYTRHFGFARARVVEADGVRVVFLRNGPVYLELFATDADALFTTAKDGPENPGTARHLAFQVDDVDAFLAAAGGELQPLLGPLTFDAFIPGWKTVWVSDPDGIVLEVSQGYTDQSTDELATYA; from the coding sequence ATGACGACCGCTGCCCAGGCCGGCCTGCGCTGGTCGCACGTCGGCCTCAACTGCCGTGACCAGAAGGCCACGGAGGACTTCTACACCCGGCACTTCGGGTTCGCCCGGGCCCGGGTGGTGGAGGCCGACGGGGTCCGCGTGGTGTTCCTGCGCAACGGCCCCGTCTATCTGGAGCTGTTCGCGACCGACGCGGACGCCCTGTTCACCACGGCGAAGGACGGCCCGGAAAACCCCGGCACGGCGCGCCATCTCGCGTTCCAGGTCGACGACGTGGACGCGTTCCTCGCCGCCGCCGGGGGCGAACTGCAGCCGCTGCTCGGCCCGTTGACCTTCGACGCGTTCATCCCCGGCTGGAAGACGGTGTGGGTGTCCGACCCGGACGGCATCGTGCTGGAGGTCAGCCAGGGATACACCGATCAGTCCACCGACGAACTGGCCACGTACGCCTGA